Proteins from one Legionella taurinensis genomic window:
- a CDS encoding efflux RND transporter permease subunit, giving the protein MISKFFIERPVLANVIALLLVFIGLIAILVLPVSQYPAIVPPTIQVTTTYPGADAKTLINTVALPIEQQVNGVENMLYMQSTSSNNGAYTLIVTFAIGTDLNFAQVLVQNRVQAAMAQLPMDVQKQGVVVQQKSTAILQFITLTSENGEYDGVFLNSYAAINMQDELARLPGVGNVLVFGSGSYAMRVWLDPKKMLAYSLNPSDVLNAISYQNKDVSAGQIASPPVLGSHSYQLTVNVPGQLADPDEFGNIIIKTVDTQPDENANASSSAQVVRIKDVGRVELGSSSYSQLANLNGKPTAAIGIFQLPGANALQVADEVKKTVAKMAKKFPPGLTYSIPFDTTVFVKASISEVYKTLYEAGILVLLVIVVFLQNFRASLVPATTVPVTIIGTFFALMLLGYTINLLTLFALVLAIGIVVDDAIVIVEGVTQHIEKGLSPKEASIQAMKELFGPILGITLVLMAVFVPAGFMPGLTGAMYAQFALVIAATALISAINAMTLKPTQCALWLKPIDKNKPKNVFFRTFDNLYNPIEARYIQFMDKLVHHSGAVCLLGAALVALAIFGLTRIPTGFIPIEDQGYLILSVQLPDAATLGRTDKVMSELTKKVSQIDGIDNVIAIDGISLLDNNASLANAGVLYIMFKDWSVRGKSENLLALYTKINDIAKNTLDARILTVVPPPIQGLGLSGGFQMQVELQDGTFDYQKLQRVTDGLISEGNREPDLQNLMTSFRASVPQVAAPIDRTKAESLGVRIGDAFNTLQTYLGSSYVNLFTKFGQVFPVYVQADASSRGQVDDLRNYYVKNQQGSMVSLGTLTDIKPDVGPAIISLYNLYPSGNVNGMAAKGYSSGEGIETMEELAKKLPPGFSYEWTSTAYQEKVAGNMSYYIFAMSLVLVYLILAGQYENWLIPSAILFSVPLTLIGTVLALSLLGLDNNMYTQIGLLLLIALATKNAILIVEVAHEQHHIHKKSVMEAAVIGAKTRFRPILMTSFAFIMGVMPLVFATGAGANARRSIGVAVCSGMLASTCLAVVFVPVFYVLLQTWQDKRKAKKEAAVLS; this is encoded by the coding sequence ATGATTTCCAAATTTTTCATTGAAAGGCCGGTTCTGGCCAATGTGATTGCTTTACTCCTGGTTTTCATTGGCCTAATCGCAATCCTGGTTTTACCGGTATCGCAATACCCGGCCATTGTACCCCCCACCATCCAGGTGACGACCACTTACCCGGGTGCGGATGCCAAAACCCTGATTAACACCGTGGCCTTACCCATTGAGCAACAGGTCAATGGGGTGGAAAACATGCTTTACATGCAGTCCACCAGTTCCAATAATGGGGCTTACACGCTGATTGTTACCTTTGCCATTGGCACGGATCTGAATTTTGCCCAGGTTCTGGTGCAAAACCGTGTACAGGCGGCCATGGCGCAATTGCCCATGGATGTGCAGAAGCAGGGGGTCGTGGTTCAGCAAAAATCAACGGCCATTCTGCAGTTCATCACCTTAACCTCGGAGAATGGCGAATACGATGGAGTATTTCTTAACAGTTATGCCGCCATCAACATGCAGGATGAACTGGCGCGTCTCCCCGGGGTGGGGAATGTTCTGGTGTTCGGGTCCGGCAGCTATGCCATGCGGGTATGGCTTGATCCGAAAAAAATGCTCGCCTATTCGTTAAACCCCAGCGATGTCTTAAATGCTATCAGTTACCAGAATAAAGACGTGTCAGCGGGCCAGATTGCCTCCCCGCCGGTCTTGGGGTCGCATTCGTATCAACTCACCGTGAACGTGCCGGGTCAACTGGCTGATCCCGACGAATTTGGTAATATTATTATCAAAACCGTCGATACCCAACCGGATGAAAATGCCAATGCCAGCAGTTCAGCCCAGGTGGTACGCATTAAGGACGTTGGGCGGGTGGAACTTGGGTCTTCAAGTTACAGCCAGTTGGCTAATTTAAACGGCAAGCCGACAGCAGCCATTGGCATATTCCAGTTACCGGGTGCCAATGCGCTGCAAGTGGCGGACGAGGTGAAAAAAACCGTTGCCAAAATGGCGAAAAAATTTCCTCCGGGCCTTACGTATTCGATTCCTTTTGATACCACCGTGTTTGTGAAAGCCTCCATTTCAGAGGTCTATAAAACCCTGTATGAAGCCGGTATTCTGGTCTTGCTGGTTATTGTTGTCTTTCTGCAGAATTTCCGCGCCTCGCTCGTCCCGGCCACGACGGTACCGGTGACGATTATCGGGACCTTTTTCGCCTTGATGCTGCTGGGTTATACCATTAATTTACTCACCTTGTTTGCGCTGGTACTCGCCATTGGTATTGTTGTGGATGATGCGATTGTGATCGTGGAGGGCGTCACTCAGCATATTGAAAAAGGGTTATCACCCAAAGAAGCTTCCATTCAGGCCATGAAAGAATTGTTTGGACCTATCCTTGGCATTACGCTGGTGTTGATGGCTGTGTTTGTACCCGCGGGGTTTATGCCGGGTTTGACTGGGGCGATGTATGCGCAATTTGCTCTGGTTATCGCAGCAACGGCCTTAATCAGCGCCATCAATGCCATGACCTTAAAGCCCACGCAATGCGCCTTGTGGCTTAAACCCATCGATAAAAACAAACCCAAAAATGTCTTTTTCAGGACTTTTGATAATCTCTATAACCCGATTGAAGCGCGTTATATTCAATTTATGGATAAATTGGTACACCACAGCGGCGCAGTCTGCCTGCTCGGCGCCGCGCTGGTGGCCCTGGCTATTTTTGGTTTAACCCGAATCCCAACGGGGTTTATCCCCATTGAAGATCAGGGGTATCTGATTTTAAGCGTGCAATTGCCTGATGCAGCCACTCTGGGGCGCACAGACAAAGTCATGAGCGAGTTGACTAAAAAGGTTTCGCAAATTGACGGCATTGATAACGTCATTGCCATTGATGGCATTTCCCTGCTTGATAACAATGCCAGCCTGGCGAACGCGGGCGTGTTGTACATCATGTTTAAAGACTGGAGCGTGCGCGGAAAGTCTGAAAATCTGCTGGCCCTTTACACTAAAATCAATGACATTGCTAAAAACACGCTGGATGCCAGGATCCTGACCGTCGTTCCCCCGCCCATTCAGGGTCTGGGTTTATCGGGCGGCTTCCAGATGCAGGTGGAATTACAGGACGGTACGTTTGACTATCAAAAATTGCAGCGCGTGACGGACGGCTTAATCAGTGAGGGGAACCGTGAGCCGGATCTGCAAAACCTGATGACGTCCTTCCGCGCCAGTGTGCCGCAGGTTGCTGCACCCATTGACCGTACCAAAGCCGAGAGTCTGGGTGTTCGCATCGGCGATGCATTTAATACCCTGCAAACCTATCTTGGATCCTCCTATGTCAATTTGTTTACCAAATTTGGTCAGGTCTTTCCGGTTTATGTGCAGGCGGATGCGTCTTCGCGCGGGCAGGTGGACGATTTACGCAATTATTATGTCAAAAACCAGCAGGGCTCCATGGTTTCGTTAGGTACCCTGACTGACATCAAGCCGGATGTCGGTCCGGCAATCATATCGCTTTACAATCTGTATCCGTCAGGTAACGTCAACGGAATGGCTGCCAAAGGCTACAGTTCCGGGGAAGGGATTGAAACCATGGAAGAATTGGCTAAAAAGCTGCCCCCTGGTTTTTCCTATGAATGGACGAGTACTGCCTATCAGGAAAAGGTCGCTGGTAACATGAGTTATTATATTTTTGCCATGTCCCTAGTGCTGGTATACCTGATTCTGGCGGGACAATATGAAAACTGGTTGATTCCCTCCGCCATTCTTTTCAGTGTACCCCTCACCTTGATCGGGACCGTACTGGCTCTGTCACTGCTGGGACTGGACAACAACATGTACACTCAGATTGGCTTATTATTGCTGATTGCGTTGGCGACAAAAAACGCCATTCTGATTGTGGAGGTGGCGCATGAGCAACACCACATTCATAAAAAATCAGTGATGGAAGCGGCCGTTATCGGGGCGAAAACCCGATTCCGACCCATCCTGATGACTTCTTTTGCCTTCATTATGGGGGTCATGCCCCTGGTTTTTGCGACCGGTGCAGGCGCCAATGCCAGACGCTCGAT